The Falco biarmicus isolate bFalBia1 chromosome 7, bFalBia1.pri, whole genome shotgun sequence genome contains the following window.
TGCTTTAGAGAGACTAAAATGTAGAATTGTGTGAGATTAGGATGAATTTGTTAGATTAGATGGAACCTTTTTTGGAAAGGTGTTTCTCTTTtaagagaagataaaataacATTACCCAAGTACTTGAAAGAtttaatagaaggaaaaaaaaccaactattACAGGAGATTCATGGCATGAGTTATAATTAaacttgtgaaaataaaaggaaaaaggaaagctgaaaagctgaataacagataaaaaaaaaacctccttgATTCATTAATCTCTGTGCAGCCTCTTCAGAAACAAATCTATGAGGTGGAATAAGCACAGGATGATGCAATTAAATTATTCTGTCAAATTGTTcggtttgttttttctgagttttgatGCTGTTTTGTATCAGCAGTGAGACTTTCTTTTCTGGTGTAATTTAGTGCAGGCATGTGTCACACCACCAGGTGAAGCTTTGAATCTAAAGCTGTGGGTTTTGGCCTCCTTGCATACGGTTACTCTTAACTGACATAGCCACATCAAGTGCTAATTCTCGCGGTCTATCCAGTCAGCATGTATTTCACCCTCCCACTGTATTTGCCAGGTAAATACTTTGTATAAGGTAGGTGGCACATAAGGTCCTAGTTTGATTACCATCCCCCACCTCCAACAACTGTGAGAAGTGAGGATATAACCAGAGCACATGTGATGAGAGAGGAGGGCAACAGAAggcaacagaaaactgaaagtgCTGGGACCCCTGCTATAGATAGCTGGAGGTGTTTACATGAGAAGAGTGGGGAGACAGGACATAAGGTGTTAATGTGGGTAGCAGTGCAGGTTTCGTCATGGTTCTGCTCTGCATGAAGTATTTTGCATGGGTCGATATGAACTTATAGCTGCTCAGTGCAGATTATCTCCTTGCAGCAtaagggaggggaagagaagtgGCATAGCATAATCACTGAACATCTGGCATTCCACAGTAGATGTTATTCAGCTCCCAGGACTGAGCCAGGACTTTCAGTTTGGTAAATCAGAGCACTTTTAGGCAATGCTGACGTGGTAGGTGAATGCAGCGTGGGGTTATGCAAGTGGGTTGTCAATAAATGGAAAAGGATTAGAGAATTAGCTGATACAGGAGTCTAGAATTTTGCAGCATGCAAGAGTGAATGTGAGCCACTAATGCTAAGTTAAAGCTATTTGAATTGTGTCCTCTGGACATAATGGCTGAGGTTCCTTAAGTACCGAGCAACCGCCTCTGAGGTGCAGAGTTTTGTCAGATCTTTGCTGACTTTGTTGGGCACTGGGGCCAACAAGCTGCTCTCCGTTTTAAGGCTTTCTTAAGCACTACAGTTTCTTGGGCTGTTGCACCTTTGTCAAggcttttaaatatataataatgtATTAGCGAAAACAGATGCAGTGACATTactttgttccttttatttttgttatagtttgatttcttttcaggGGAGAAGTATTATACCTGGTGAGCCTGATATTGAACTTGCTTATGTTAACACAAATATGATGAGAGTGATGCCTGTGGATgtaattaatttgctttatgAGTAAGCAAATGTCACAATTGGAATCcatgtttttttataaaatctaTTTGGCATGAGGTAAAGGTTGAgttactttcatttctttcttcctatagcatttgaaaaaaattaaattgcataTGTATTTTAAGCTTATGTTCATAATTGCTTTAGATGCTCTTCTTTTTACAGCACAAACTTCAATATAGCCAGGAGCATACACACAAGCTTGGAAAGCTAAACCTTCTTGCATAGTCAAAGCTGCCTTTACTGGATAGCTCAGAGCACTTACTTTGGGTAGTAGTTAGATTTCTTACTTCTGCATCCAAGTCACTATCTGAACTTCTTATctgtaaaagggaagaaagagcaCTGTCCGATTTCCCTGACAGACAGGGAGTTAATTAAGTACTTTGAAAAAATGGTGGTTGTGCAGGTAACAAAATCAAATAGataatctttgctttttcagtttatgTTTGTATCACTGGAGTTGAGACCAAGAATTTTGTGGTATCATTTTATACCTTGTAACTTAAATGACCTTATGGATTTTAGGCTtcaacagacaaaaaaaaaaaaaattctatttgcATGATTTCATTTGCACTGGTGCCTTAGAGGGCTGTGGCCTAATATGTTAGATATTGTATTAGTGTACACACAACCAATGCTTGCCATAAAGAGTTGATATTCCAAtatataaaccagaaaaaaatcaagtgaacGCAGGGAACAGATGGAGAATTACAAATTGATAGCAAGATCAATACATCCTAAAAAAATCTATTCCTaaatatgttttggtttttaattatttccattttttaataacattttctaTCAGTTGACACAAATACAGGAATGTTACAATCAAATATCTCAAAATAGTGCAGCTGTTGCCTTCATTTCATGAAGAGCAGGATTTTACATGTGTTTTAAGCAAAATGCATACAGATGTATTTGTTGtgttaaaactgaattttgatTGGAATATATCTTTTCTGTGATACCTGAGTATAAAACAGCTCATGCAtattgtctgattttttttaatgcatgtatATTTTTAGAAGATGTTTATATGTTAATAGGTGAAATAGTCACCTGGCAGGAGTTGTGTTTGAAAGGATGTTAGTGGTATGTTCCTATACTAAAACAATTTAAGAGAGTTGTCAGTTAAAACACACAATCTGATGTTTCTAAAATAGATAGAAAAGGgtatttttagttatttcagAAGCAGACAAACATATAACATATCAATCCAACAAATCcaagatttattttccaaaatgcatCATAATTTGCATGTTGTTTGTATGGCTGAGTacacaaacatttctgcagaaGGTGGGAGTGGATGGGTATGTAGGAGGAGATAATTCTTTCCTCTGACTAGACAGATAATTTTGTTGAACAACCAGAGCTGTTAGTGGTGAACCAAACAAATTTTTGTGATGTCaagtgagaaaaataatgatttcttattgaggaaatttttcttcttgcatacAGACATTTCCTTCTTATTTCTTTTGGCTGAATTAAACCATCATTTTATTGTACTACGCCAGTCCTTTACAGTGATCCTAGCCATATTACAATTGTTTCATGTTGCATGTGTAGCTGTGATATTATATGTGCTATGATGCTGCCCTGAAAGTAAATATTCTAGATACTTCTGCAACCACATGTATGGTTGTGAAAGTGTATTTCCATACCTCCTTAGGTTCTTTTCTTAAACTTAAATAAGCGCTTGTGCCTAACTTGGTCAGAACTGTGCACACGGATTATGAAACCATGCAGGATCTGGCAAATCTCAGTTGTCAAAATCTCCCAAAGAAATTATTGCTATGGCTTAAATCAGTCAGGTAAATGTTTTCTATAGTATGTGGCACAAAACTATTATCATTAAAACTGTGCCATGCAATAAAAGATTTGCAGTTTCATTGAGTTTTCCTGGGTGACTATTTTTATACAACTTCACATTTTTGGagtgttgattaaaaaaaataaaccaatgaaacaaacaaacccctttatttatttatttatttaaaaaatctgaacattCCTTATATTTAGCAATCAGTtaatacattttgtatttaGGTCCTAAATGACAAATCAAATCTGAGAGGTTTCCTCCTTCTTCTAATAGGAAAACTAAAAAAGTGCACCTCAACAATTGCCAAATAATTTGGACTATGTTTTTCAAAGACTGAGGTGTCCTGACTTAAAAAATGAGTATGTCTATAAATAcatccaaaaaaaaagtttttgtgtgtgtgtatatacatacaaGTATGTATATAAGTATATACGCATATTAAGATGTTTATGGTTTTATAGGATTAATTAGTATATGGGTGATCTAAATGTTTTTTCAATACCATACCTCTGTGTTACCTTTAGAATAAGTCAGcatctaatatttttttatttattccatagaaaccttttgttttcatgtcaaTGAATAtgaatgaaattttaaagaaattaaaaattctatGTATGCTGTAAAACAATTCAGTGCAAAATACAATATGGTATgttacaatttttaatttacatattttataactgaaaaatagaaatgtttctcGACTTTATAGTATGCTgaattttcaaagattttattttgatgctATCATAACAACTGGAAATTTCTAAAATGGGTAAGACTAGAAAAAGCTTATTTATAGggcatgcatttttatttgtaacaaGTTTGTTTATAACAAGGCAGTAAAATGAGAATGTTagtaataacattttaattgtattttgtattgaCTTGTTGCTGAAATTTTAGGTAGCATTTTGGTGAAAGGATTGACAAATTGAAAAGCATTACTGCTACATATATGCTCCACGAAACCTGGATGAATGGATATCAATATGCTAATGTATTTTTGTGAGATACAACTTTATATTAATTCAGTATCATGAAACAGATTGTACATTAAACTTTGAGACACAATTGTGAAATGTGTATCTAAAGATGCTATGAAAAATTATGtataaatactgaatttttacCTTGGGTGTCATTCTTCACTCAGCAATAAAtcaataagaaataaatttttttcattaatgagGTTGCATCAGTTTGAAACTTGTTTAAACAGGAGGAAAGGTAGGATTTACAGGCAAATACCCTTTGTTTGAAGACagttttatataatttttaagagGTACAAGTGccagattttattctttcaaaatctACAGCATTTAGATATTCTCTCCTGCTGCACTTCATTTCCATAGGCTGAACAGTAACATACTGTAGCACATGATGAATTTCTGTATACTGAATGTGGATGACAGCTTGAACAATCAAGATCATGTCCTGTTCAAGACCAACTATTTTATCTCTCCGTGCTATACCATATTTGCTTCAAccaagtgggtttttttaattattgttacTATAGATGTTTTAAGGGAAGGCAATGAATTTCAGACACATTTTGTCTAAGAAGTTGCTTTGCTACGTTAACCTGGAAAGAGGAATCAGATGAGAACACTCACTTTGATACAATCTAAGACAGTCTTTCCATACAAGCATAATACCTGCATTTGCTTAATCTGTTGGTCTGAAATGTACTATGCTGAAAGCAGTATATTCTGTGGGAGAATGATAAAGATGGTTTTCCTGTTACTTTATCTTTTATTCTTTGtactgtacattttaaaaatacagctcatCACGCTTTTTAatgtactgcatttttaaaatacttttttaaccttttctttgaaaaacatgGTAACTAACTTGCttcattcttttccttccttttataGGGTAGCAAAATATTATAGTGTTCatgcaaaaagcagaagtattatttatatatattttttttaattacaggtaAAGATTATAGTTCCCAACAGCACAGCAGGTCTGATAATAGGGAAGGGAGGTGCTACAGTGAAGGCTATAATGGAGCAGTCAGGGGCTTGGGTGCAGCTTTCCCAGAAACCTGATGGGATCAACTTGCAAGAGAGGGTTGTCACTGTGAGTGGAGAACCTGAACAAAACCGAAAAGCTGTTGAACTTATCATCCAGAAGATACAAGAGGATCCACAGAGTGGCAGCTGTCTCAATATCAGTTATGCCAATGTCACAGGTCCAGTGGCCAATTCCAATCCAACCGGATCTCCTTATGCAAACACTGCTGAAGTGTTAccaactgctgcagctgctgcagggctatTAGGACATGCTAACCTTGCTGGAGTGGCAGCCTTTCCAGCAGTTTTATCTGGCTTCACAGGCAATGACCTGGTGGCCATCACCTCTGCACTTAATACATTAGCCAGCTATGGATATAATCTCAATACATTAGGTTTAGGCCTCAGTCAGGCAGCAGCTACAGGGGctttggctgcagcagctgccagtgccaacccagcagcagcagcagccaattTGTTGGCCACCTATGCGAGTGAAGCCTCAGCcagtggcagcactgctggtggTACGGCGGGGACATTTGCATTAGGTAGCCtggctgctgctactgctgcaaCCAATGGATATTTTGGAGCTGCTTCTCCCCTAGCTGCCAGTGCCATCCTAGGAACAGAAAAATCCACAGATGGATCAAAGGATGTAGTTGAAATAGCAGTGCCAGAAAACTTAGTTGGTGCAATActtggaaaaggagggaaaacatTAGTTGAATACCAGGAGTTGACTGGTGCAAGGATACAGATCTCTAAAAAGGGAGAATTCGTACCTGGCACAAGAAATCGCAAGGTAACCATTACTGGAACACCAGCTGCAACCCAGGCCGCACAGTATTTAATTACACAACGGATCACATATGAGCAAGGAGTTCGGGCTGCCAATCCACAGAAAGTGGGTTGAGAGCCCCTGTTAAACATGAGATTGTTTTAACCCCTCCTTACCCTATTTTCAAGAAGGATGTACTGTACTTTGCAGAAGTGAAGTTTTTCTGttattaatatataattatGCAAATGAATGCGACTATGTTGACAATGtgtatatgtaaatataatGTGTTTTACCAGATGTTTCATAGAGAGAATTTTTTCTTGATCTGTTTTGTTCTCTATACTTTGCTTGTGTATATTTGTCAGAGGTGTTTCTAGTGTAAGATTTAAGCCTGCCATTTTACCAGCATTATTGTAGTTTAATGATTGAATGTAGACAGGGATATGCGTATAGTTTTCAGTATTAGTTCTAGATAACACTAAATTAACTACTGTTAGGTTGGGTATGGTGGGGTCAGTGACCTAAAATGGAGTGAGGCCAAAGCACTGTCATGTCAGTCTTACTTCCTGCTTAGGGCACAGTGAAGtaggaaacagtattttgaaaataagttttaaaatttaaaatgatcAAAAAGCAATATAGTTGCATAAAagcactgtaaaatatttaaaaaggtTAAAACTGTGGAAAATTATATTGGTAAGTTTACAGATCAATAAAAGCACCTGTTCTCCATCTGAACTAGACAATGGAAATAATGCTGCATGCTGGCCATGGCCCATTCTT
Protein-coding sequences here:
- the NOVA1 gene encoding RNA-binding protein Nova-1 isoform X1, producing MMAAAPIQQNGTHTGVPIDLDPPDSRKRPLEAPPEAGSTKRTNTGEDGQYFLKVLIPSYAAGSIIGKGGQTIVQLQKETGATIKLSKSKDFYPGTTERVCLIQGTVEALNAVHGFIAEKIREMPQNVAKTEPVSILQPQTTVNPDRIKQTLPSSPTTTKSSPSDPMTTSRANQVKIIVPNSTAGLIIGKGGATVKAIMEQSGAWVQLSQKPDGINLQERVVTVSGEPEQNRKAVELIIQKIQEDPQSGSCLNISYANVTGPVANSNPTGSPYANTAEVLPTAAAAAGLLGHANLAGVAAFPAVLSGFTGNDLVAITSALNTLASYGYNLNTLGLGLSQAAATGALAAAAASANPAAAAANLLATYASEASASGSTAGGTAGTFALGSLAAATAATNGYFGAASPLAASAILGTEKSTDGSKDVVEIAVPENLVGAILGKGGKTLVEYQELTGARIQISKKGEFVPGTRNRKVTITGTPAATQAAQYLITQRITYEQGVRAANPQKVG
- the NOVA1 gene encoding RNA-binding protein Nova-1 isoform X2 — encoded protein: MMAAAPIQQNGTHTGVPIDLDPPDSRKRPLEAPPEAGSTKRTNTGEDGQYFLKVLIPSYAAGSIIGKGGQTIVQLQKETGATIKLSKSKDFYPGTTERVCLIQGTVEALNAVHGFIAEKIREMPQNVAKTEPVSILQPQTTVNPDRIKQVKIIVPNSTAGLIIGKGGATVKAIMEQSGAWVQLSQKPDGINLQERVVTVSGEPEQNRKAVELIIQKIQEDPQSGSCLNISYANVTGPVANSNPTGSPYANTAEVLPTAAAAAGLLGHANLAGVAAFPAVLSGFTGNDLVAITSALNTLASYGYNLNTLGLGLSQAAATGALAAAAASANPAAAAANLLATYASEASASGSTAGGTAGTFALGSLAAATAATNGYFGAASPLAASAILGTEKSTDGSKDVVEIAVPENLVGAILGKGGKTLVEYQELTGARIQISKKGEFVPGTRNRKVTITGTPAATQAAQYLITQRITYEQGVRAANPQKVG
- the NOVA1 gene encoding RNA-binding protein Nova-1 isoform X3, giving the protein MPQNVAKTEPVSILQPQTTVNPDRIKQTLPSSPTTTKSSPSDPMTTSRANQVKIIVPNSTAGLIIGKGGATVKAIMEQSGAWVQLSQKPDGINLQERVVTVSGEPEQNRKAVELIIQKIQEDPQSGSCLNISYANVTGPVANSNPTGSPYANTAEVLPTAAAAAGLLGHANLAGVAAFPAVLSGFTGNDLVAITSALNTLASYGYNLNTLGLGLSQAAATGALAAAAASANPAAAAANLLATYASEASASGSTAGGTAGTFALGSLAAATAATNGYFGAASPLAASAILGTEKSTDGSKDVVEIAVPENLVGAILGKGGKTLVEYQELTGARIQISKKGEFVPGTRNRKVTITGTPAATQAAQYLITQRITYEQGVRAANPQKVG